Within the Cervus canadensis isolate Bull #8, Minnesota chromosome 17, ASM1932006v1, whole genome shotgun sequence genome, the region CGGATCAGATAGAGGGTAGGAGTTGGGGAGCAGGCTCGGGTGACCCCGGGTTTCTGGCTGAGCCTTGGAAGTCGTTGCCCTCCGCTGAGGAAGGCCGGGCCGCAGGAAGAGCTGGCTCGGGGGGGGGTACCAGGAGCTTGCGCGCAAACATGCTAACTGTGAAATTCCTATCAGATAACGGTAAGTGCAGGCGGCCTGGGGTCGAGGAGAGAAGCCTCGCTGTGGGCTGGACCAGTGGGAGTTTAAGGCTCTGGGTGATGGCGCCCCGGGCCTGGAGCACGTGATCATTCAGAGGCTGGTGAGGTGAAATGTGCGGAGGAGGCTGAGAAGGAACACCGGCAGGGTCCGAGGAAAAGCAGGGGGGAGAGCCTGTTTTACATGGTGCGAGCTTAGTGCCCTGAGGGTCTATCTCTTAGTGCTTTCAAGGaattattttatgttgttttccCCACATAACTCCTTGAGGGTGGGGATTTTCAATGAATCTCCACTtgagcacagtacctggcatgtaGCAGGAACTCAGGTGTCTGAGTGAATGAATTGTCTTTGTGGGTCCCagttattttctaaaaacaatGAGAGTTGCTTCCCCATTTGCTCCCATCTTGAATAAATCCTGAATCTGTCTTTACTCCTCTGACCAGAGCTGATTTCCCTCAGGTTGGggcggtgggtgggtggggggcgtgtgtgtgtataataccCTGGCAACTGTACCATAAAGTGTTTGCAGAATAAGTGTGTTTCACGGTGTAATCTGTCACACACAGTCTTGTTTGCGATGTGTTTTTTGGCTCCTCCACCATAGCAAGGGGATCAGAATGATTCTGAGATGTCTGGCTTGTAAAATTGGACGGATGGGTGGTGGTGTCATTTCCTGAGAAGTGACTGGAAAATGCTCAGTGAAGTGTTGAAGAGTTACGCTTTTAGTCCGTGTCAAGTGTGttgttttgatttctctgttcctttcctgaATTTTATTTATCCTGTTAGTGAGTGAACTGCTGTGATCTGGGTTTGGAACATGTTGATTTTAAGTTGCCCGTGGGCCTCCAAGAGGAGGTGTCAGGTAGGCAACAGGCTGTGTGCATCTGGGGCTGGAGGGGCCTGCCAGGCAGATGTGAATCCCGCTCTGCCAGGCAGCATCTCTGTGCTGTCGGGGTGAGCCGTCGGACAGGCGTGCGGCCGTCTGCTCATCTGCCCGATGGGAACAGCGTCACGTGCTTTCAGGTTCAGGACTGAACGAGCCAGACGTGCGGTGCTTAGCACGGTGCCTGCGTGGAGAGGAACGGCTTCATGTTACCAAGTGGGTCGGCCTGGGGAACAGTGCCGCCTTCTGAGAGCCGGCGCGGTGTCAGCTTACCAGAGTCCTATCAGTGGGGTAGTGTGTTTATTCCTTCCTGTTCCCAAGCGCAAACTTTTAGCTGCTGTGCCGATACTTCATCTTTGTAAACCATACCTGAAGCGTTCCTAGTAGCTCTCTCCCCCGTTTGTACCCCCCTTATGTTTTTAATCCTCATTCTTTTGCCAATTTAAAGTACTGTAAATACCCCAGTGTATAAATGTGTGGATCTAGTAAAATTTCAGGAAGCTATTTGTGTTATAATTTCTACTTGATTTGTCAATTTTTAAGAAACAACTCTAGGTTTAAATTATGTACACTGATACGGACACGGGAAGCATGGTTATTAGGTTATTGCCAAAAATGAAAGTGGGAGGTGGGCACTGAGAATACCGACGTCAGTGCGTCTTTCCACTCCCTTTCCAAGTCCGGTTGCACGGTCGGCTCGTGCCTTGTGGGCGACTCAGTGGTGTGGGGTTTGTCTTCTTCCTGGGCTACTGGGATGACCTGCCATCTACAGCCGCTTCAGTCACTGTAAGCTTTTTGATAggaactatatttaaaaatttattttcttcccttctgaACAGAGAGGATGGCCCTTTCTTGAAAGTGCTGTAGACTTGGTCATTTCTTTTGTTCAGTGGCTGTTTGAAGTGCCTTTGTGGGAGGAAAATCTTTTAAGCCTCTTCATGGTGTGTATTTTCTGATACACATGGTGAGGCTGCCGGTTCTAGTACTGAATTTCATAGACAAACTCCAAattctatttaaaacaaaaattctatgaggacctaccgtatagcacagggaactctacttaatactctgtaatggtcttTGTGGGACAAGAATCTAAACAAgagtgggtgtgtgtatatgtgtgattgtacagaagaaaccaacacaacatcaaGTCACTAGGCTCCCATAAAAAGTACTTAAAAATCCTGTTTCCGTCACTGACGCAGTGCTGAACCTCTTGTTTTCTGCTTCCTACATCCCTGCTCAGTGAGCAGCGGTGCACTTCGGGGAACGTTTCTCTTTCCCACAAATAGTTCTCACTCTGCGAACTCTGACAGTGATCGAAGAAGCCGTAGTTACGTTCTGAAAACCGAACAGAAAGGGAACAGGAGTGAAAGGtgtctttattttaaatctgCTTGGGGTGTGTTTCCATTTGCCTTGTCTTATTAAACCGTGGTCATGTTGACAGCAGGATggcctggagatgggaatggctacccactccagtattcttgcctggagaattccatggacagaggagcctggcaggctacagcccatggggttgcaaagagtcggacatgactgagcgactaatacaatATTGGTTTAAAGTATAGACCGACATTGATTGTTTTCTTTGAGAGTAGCAGTTACCAATGTTGTTAAACcagttcatttccttttatttataatgTAGATCTGTGTTTTTTCTACTTCTCTTAATGTTGGTTGCGATGCAAGATGAATCTGCGTATTGAGACGAAGCACTGCTTGGCTTGCAGACCACACACCGTTTTCTCCCCCCCTGCCGCCTTCCCCCACAGAGAATGATTGATTCAGTCTTATATTATGAAGATAAGATTCacattaatcatttattttattcaatacaTAGCTTCCTTTTAGAATAAAAGTCAAAGTTAACGTCAAAGTTAATTTGTCAAATTTCATACTTCATACTTTCATATaaatttcatatttcaaatttcaaaataagtCTTAGTTCCTATGAGTTGTGTTTGAGGTATAAGAAAATACTTCAAAcgtttttttcaaaatatttaggaAACATTTTAGTTAAAAGCGTACTATTCAGTGAAAACATTGCATTTTAAAAGTGGCTAAAAAAGGGATGCTATTTCAAATACTGGCTACATCACATAAATTTTAGCTTCTGATCTTGCAACAAACAGTAACACTAAGTCACATCACTTTCTCTTAATGTTAAGAGTTCTGATGCTAAGATGGTCACAAAAAAACTCTTCTCTCTGGTTATAGGTAACTTAACTTGATGGGTAGTAATACGGTAGGTTCCATATTCGATGTGAGAGTGTTGGGAACCTattctttgtgtttctgtctACGTAACTTGAGATGGTGGGGATTTCGTCCTTGTCTGGCCCCTCGGGGCCGCCCCCTGGGGTCCTGGAGAGCCCGGGGCGCGCTGTGCTCGGGCCCCCCTCGGGGCCCTCCTGCGGGCTGGCCCTGTCCGCACTGCTCAGGAAGTCTCGCAGAACCTGCTTGAAGATGTAGACGATTTCCCACGGCAGGACATCGTTTTCTGCCAGGACTTCTCGAAATCTAGAGGCAAAGCACTTGTGAGTGTTCAATTCGGAAAATCTCTCTTGTCATAACCCTTTATCTCAAAAATTCAGCTTAAATAATGTGCTCATATAGTCGTTATCCATCTTTTGAGTAAGCTGCTTTAAAATTATGCGTCTAGTGAAGAAATTTTGAAAGTGACTTTAAAACATTTCCTAGCCAGTGAGATAtcaacagattttcttttttcttgtccaGCCCATTCTTAGGGATTTTGGGTGCTGAGTGTTTGATACACACGGTTAAAGGATTTATATGGTAAATAACAATTTCCACTCTAAATATAAGAGGAGCTTAAGAATTGATGGCAGACATCACGAGAAGAGAATGTAGTATTTTACCTGCTGAGAACAGTTCCCGTTTGACAAGGTTGAACCTGTGAGCAGAGAACTTCGAGCTGTCTTTGTTCAGTAGCTGGAATGGCTGCATGGGGACTCTGGTAGCTTCTCAGCCAGTTGTAATCCACAcctgtttttttcactttttcctcattTTCGATCTCTTGAATCAGTCTCTCCCGTTCCTTCAGATGCCACTTTAATTCCCGAAGCAGAGTCTTTGTCACTACGTCTGAGTCAGGGTAGTGTGTGGATTTGTAGGAATCATATTTTGGCCATTTCATCCAGCcaaaaaatggcattttaagCCTGTGGAAAAGCTCTCACTTgtttatttgcataaaatattacaGTTCTGATCATCAAATAATTGTTTCTTTACAGTAAATTTGCCAGAAAAATGCATGAATTTTTCACTGGTTAGATATACAGGTCAGAGTAAGATTAGAATGGATTATTTCTAACTAGGTCAGTGCCCAAAACCAGGCTTTCGAAATACTTTTATGTAGCTAAGCAGGAATGAAATGCAGTCAGAGATAATCTACAGACTGAACACTTTCTGAAAATAACACCAACACTTGCTATTAAAAGTTCTTAGGCGTCTCTGCAATATTAACATATAGGAAAATGCTGTCTGCAAACATACTTCTGACTTAGGTTTTATACAGAAACGGTTTAAAGGTTACCTGTGAAGTTGCTGGGTCCAACGTGGCCTGTTGCTGAAGAGTTTACTTGAATTGGTGACGGAGCTGTGCTTCACACAGGCACGTCTCCTCCTGGATGGGTCCCCTGTTGAGAGAATGAGCCGcctcctttccccactgaaaCCGCCTTTGAGATAAATAACTTTCTATGTTAGGAATGAGGCTGTGATGTCTTCATTTGGAGAGAATGCTCATTAATTCACCTTGTAAGTAAGCtagaagaaatgacaaaaataacttactatttaatctttacaaattACATAACGGTTTGCCTTTTGAATGTAGCTCAATCTCTTTGAAAAAGATGCTGGCAGCTACAGATTCTGGTCCTAAATGCATTTAGACGTATCTTTGGTAAAGAGATGAAGAAAGGTCGTCTGAAGCACCACAGATGCGCTCCCAGCTAAAGAGAAGACGGTCGCGTGATGGGATGCTCTGCTGTGTGTAGCTGCAGGTCACAGTTAGTGCTTTATTTTTATGCCTGTAGAGCTCTAAAAATAACCATGTTGCTTTTATTCTTCAGCTTAACTTTCAGGCCATTTAGAAGCCAGGTCACTGTCCCCGCTAATGAAAGCATGGGAAAGGGATCGGACTTGACTCTTTGCACAATATACGCACAGCATACATTCTGAGAAAACGCGTTACAATTGTGCAAAATAGGCAAAGGATGCTAGATATTAGTCATGTGTGAAATATTTAGTAAATGTTACATTCTGTacacattttgtatttctttctaaatattatttaaatttgtatatttaaacAAGTTGCAATACATTACATATGATGTTATATACACTGAAGtagataactttaaaatatactttgtaaTCTCTAGAAACATGGTGATAAGGCAATCTATTGcaaggtcagaaaaaaaaatagaaacataagaaCATATAAAGTTCAAAACAAAATCTTACAATTCATTATAGAACAtagtttctgtgttttcttctggagCTGAAAGTGAAACTCGCACTTACTGTTCGGGTGAGTGCGGGCGTGTGAGGTCCTTGTGAGGATCTTCTGTCTGAGAGCCCGTGTGTCTTTCCCTCGGGTGTGGACAGGTTCTTGACTCTCTAGGTCTGTGTTAAATGGCTGCACAGCACTTCCCTTTTGTAATTTTTGGTTCTCGTGTTGCTCTTTGCTTCGTCTGAACTGTGACGAGTAGATGTTGTTCGTCCACATCAGACCTGCATGTCACACCCGATGAAGAGGGATGCGTGTGGCCACCCTGCAGCTCCTGTTACTCACATGTTAGAAAACCCAGATGTCAGGATTCATTATCTGCAACGAGCAGGTTTTCACATTGCATCGTGCATAGCGCCATGAGAAGGACGGGAGGAAAGTTTCTTATGACAGAACTGTCCTCTTGGATTTCCTCCCAGTGGTACCGTGAATCATGCGGCTTCTCCCTCTGAATAACCTCCTTGTCATTGCTTTAGTTCTTAACATGCTTGCCTCTGAAGTGTCAGAACTGTATGGGATGTGGAAGATGACCCACGTTTCTGTCCCGGGCTTGCTTGCTTGCACACCAGTGTCTGTCCCGCGTGTGCCCGGCTCTGACCCTTCAGCTGCCCTCACAGTGACTCTGCTGAGGGGCTTGTCTTTCTTTTCCATGTACCTGTACTGTAACTCTCTTTTTCAGGGCCCCATTTAAATACCAACTAATTTTTTCTTCGGTCTGAGGGAAAAACATCATTTTCCCCTTGAGCCCTGTTTGTCTGAGCTCCGGTTGTATTTCTCTTCACTGCTAAGCTACTGTCCTTTGAGACCAGGTTCTGTTCTGCCCGCCCTGGGGTTGTGGCTCTCCTTCCCTCAGCAGGTATCCTTGACTGTGCCCGACTGTGCCAAGGCCCGGGTGCACGTCGGGGACTGCGGTGGGGGGGGCAGCGAGGGGCAGGGGGCAGCGGTGGACAGGTCTTTCCCTGCCCCGTGGGCAGATGAACTCGAGTCCCCGAGGGGTCAGTGCAGTGGTCCTGGCACACTCGAGGCCTCCCTGGTCGGCTGCGGGGGTCGGGGAAGGCCTTCTTGGGAACGGGCTGTcctttgagcagagacctgaggGTCAGTGAGCAAGCCACACAGAGAACTTCCCGAGGGCGGCCTCCCACCTCTCCTGGGCCTGTTAGCACCCAGCTGGCTATCGAGACTTGCCCAAGTCTGACCTTCACGGAAGGTTCCCTGCCACCCTGACACATTCAGTACCTTTTCCTTTGATCATCCTCAGATAAGCCAGTTTTTCTAATACTTAGGGTGTGCTGCCTGTAGTATTgtaagttttgtttcttttgtcctAGCTCCTGAGATTGTTAGACTGAAATAGAGCCCAAATGCCATTCTCTGATCACAGCAGGTTCCCCTACTGTAATGTACATAGAGAACAGAAATATTTGTAGATCCAGGTAAGGAAGTACCTTTGCATTAATCCTGCCTGTTCATCAGAGTATAATCAGAATAATGTTGGATTTTATTCATCAAACATTTTAGTAAGTTGAATAAGTGAATTCTTTCTAATTGATTGTAATCTCGTGAGGCTGTTGTGTGTGGAAGACATAAAACTTGACCTGTGGAGCGGTTAGGTTAATTCCTTTTTGGTCACGGTCATGGTTTTCCAGGCTACCTCTCGGCTGAATtgtagaaaattttataaaagacaAAGTGAAGTAGGATCATGTCACCGctagtgtgcgtgtgtgtaaaaGTCTAAGATGTATAAGGAAGCACTTAAATTTAAGtctaaaaagacaaaattttggAATCCTGAAGGGCAGGCTAAGGAGTCAGATTGTATATATgcagattttatatatttatggtcAGGGCCGCCTTATACAGTTCTCAGCAGCTTTCTATTGCAATTAAAGGAAGATTTCTCATTGTAAGGAGACTACTCTCTTTTTAATTCCTTTGCTGCCGACCTCAAAGTTCTAGattattggttcttttttttttttggtctattaaAGATGCAGTCAACATTTGGGAAACTGATGTAAAATTTCTTTCCCCAATGTTATTCCCTCCACAAGACATTTCACATTAAAAGCCACAGTTGTGTTGGCTGTGTTTGTGTCTTCCTGAAGGGAGGGGACTCTCGGCGTGCGCCTGGGTTGTGTGCTGCGTGCTTGCTCTCACGTGACCTCTGTTCTTGCCCTTTACCTTTGTGGACATGTTCACAGAGTTCATAACTTgctcattaatatttttctttcttgtgttctTGTTTAAAGACTTCTTTACTCCAAAGATATAACGTAGAGGAAGATCAGCATTTTAGGCTTAAAAAATAAGTACCCCCTGGGTGTAGAGTTGGTTTGGAGTTGATTTGCGGTTGGTGTGAGGTGGGGGGTCCCCAGGTTGGATAGCCATTATCCAAAGTCAGGGGTCGTCGCTTCGCCCAGGAGTGCTCCTGACGGCTCCTAGCGCAGTCCCTATGGGTACGCCCTGGGCGCTTGGAGTATCATCATATCATGGGCGCTGGGTCTTGCCACAGTCTGTGGGACTGCAGGTTCCACCCGGCCTCTTGTGGGCAGCGATCTGCGGTCTGTTGGGGCCTCTGAGCCTCGGTAGGGCTGTCCGGATCTGTGCGCGGTTCTCCCAAGTCCGTGCCGGGCTGTCTGGGCTTGGTGCTGCGCCCAGCCCGGGTGAGCACGGCGGTTCTAGAGGTCCCGGGGGTCTGCAGCGTCCCGGGTGCTGTCCCGCCCAGGGCCTCCCTCTCCTGGTCCTCTGCCGGAAGTGGGGGCTTTCTTGTCCTGTTTTGCCAAGCACTTCCTGCAGCAGCCTCTGCCCTCTAGGCCGAGCAGTGGACAGACAAAGAAAAAGGGCCGTGAGAGTTTGCGCcgccgacaaaggtccgtgtCGTTAAAGTGGTtgtatacggatgtgagagctggaccataaagaaagctgagtgccaaacaacTGATGATTtcgaattgtggtcctggagacctgagaggcccttggactgcacggagatcaaaccagtccatcctaaaggagatcagtcccccACACCTCTGCTGTGCCAGGGCCCACGTGCATGTTGTAGTGTGGGGAGTCCAGGCCAGGGGCTGCCGGGGTGAACGCGATGCTCTGTGCCCGGTGTGTGCTCTGAATTCTCGTCTCTCCCCAGTCTGCCGCCGCTGCTTGCTGGTCAGCACCCCCGGCAGCTGCCGCGCGTTCCGCCAGGGGCCACAGCTCTCTTCTGCGCGGGGTGCAGAGTGCTCACCCCTCTCACTGGAAATGGGAACCTTGAGCTCGCTCCTGGTTCCTCTGTTTGTGCTTCTACATGTGCCACGCTTCTGCctcatcgctcagttgtgtctgactctgcgaccctgtgggctgtagcctgtcacgctcctctgtccatgggattctccaggcaagaatactggagcgggttgccctgccctcctccaggggatcttcccagcccaggcctcctgcacggcaggcggattctttaccatctgagccaccagggacgtggTTGTTTTACACAATGCAGGTCTAATAGTGACAGCATATTCTGTGGGCTCCGCTTTTACCGCTGCCCCTCTGGTCTGAGCAGTGTCCTCTCTGGCCTTGGTTATGTGGTGGTCTGTTAGGGGGTCTTGTTGCTTTTCTGCTGTGTCTGAGCCCCCATCATTCCACCCCACGTTACCCAGTCAGAGCCATCCTGTTAAAATAGGAGTCAGGTGTTGTTATTTCTCTCTCTATGGCCAAACTCACCTCACTCAGAGCAAAGGCCAAAATCTTTAGGATTTGGCCCTGCCAGTCGCCTGGTTCCCCTCCACCCAAATCCCTGGCTCTTCTGTAACTCCagctgccctccctgcccccggCCACCGAGCTTTCTCTGCTGGAGCCACATGGGCCTTCTGCCCACCTTCCTGGCACTTTGGCTCAGGGCTTCTGCTTTCCTGACTGCCTCCCTCACAGAGCTGCCCAGTCTTCGTTTCTGTCTGGTCTTTGCCCGAGTGTCCCTGTGTATATTttatacccccccccccccacatcttctttatccatccctctgcaGATGgtcatttgggttgcttccatgccttcagttcagttcagttcagttgctcagtcgtgtccgactctttgcaaccccatgggctgcagcactccaggcttccctgtccgtcaccaactcccagagtttgctcaaactcacgtctgtcgagtcggtgatgctatcccaccatctcatcctctgtcatccccttatccttttgccttcagtatttcccagcatcagggtctcttccaaagGGTTGGTTCTtaggatcaggtggccaaagtattggagcttcagcatcagtccttccagtgaatattcaggactgatttcctttaggattgactggtttgatctccttgcagtccaagggactctcaagagtcttctccgacaccacagtttaaaagcatcagttctttggtgctcagctttctttacagtccaactctcacatccatacatgactactggaaaaaccatggctttgcctagacggacttttgtcagcaaagtagtgtcttggttattgtaaatactgctgcttggaatactggggtgcatgtattttttcaaattagagttctTTTCTGggtttatgcccaggagtgggattgcaggatcatacaGTAACTCccgtttttaaaggaacc harbors:
- the RD3L gene encoding protein RD3-like — encoded protein: MPFFGWMKWPKYDSYKSTHYPDSDVVTKTLLRELKWHLKERERLIQEIENEEKVKKTGVDYNWLRSYQSPHAAIPATEQRQLEVLCSQVQPCQTGTVLSRFREVLAENDVLPWEIVYIFKQVLRDFLSSADRASPQEGPEGGPSTARPGLSRTPGGGPEGPDKDEIPTISSYVDRNTKNRFPTLSHRIWNLPYYYPSS